Proteins from a genomic interval of Clostridium sp. 'deep sea':
- a CDS encoding radical SAM protein: protein MKLSKYNFFYTLSENSSETLIYNSRTNALAFIENDNLQFLKDNSNLANITDLELQENLKKGGFVIAKDIDELDLIKLKLLSARFNTNGLGLTIAPTLDCNFRCIYCYEKNSLHNTFMTKETQDQVYNFIKNQANSLNYLSVTWYGGEPLLALDVIETLSTKIKSLCKDNNVRYSSVIITNGYNLTKTTAIKLKELNVSSAQVTLDGTEDIHNSRRPLADGSETFNTIINNVKDCADILAITIRINTDKENAHKTDELLDILEQHNLKGRVGVYLGFVDTINDCYEHSKCFTRKGSSKLNFVNEMKLIKRGFNENITHRYPRLYANSCGADCISSFVIAPDGLLYKCWNDIGIKEYAVGHINGKKTTEKYNKVLFNKYLTYIAPDDPTCSKCKLLPICMGGCPNIRIKNNKHSCSEYMYNLEQYLVECARSAEAKN, encoded by the coding sequence ATGAAGTTATCTAAGTATAATTTTTTTTACACTCTATCTGAAAACAGTAGTGAAACCCTTATATATAATTCGAGAACTAATGCATTAGCATTTATAGAAAATGATAATTTACAATTCCTTAAAGATAATAGTAACTTAGCAAATATAACAGATTTAGAACTACAAGAAAACTTAAAAAAAGGCGGTTTTGTAATAGCTAAAGATATAGATGAACTTGATTTAATAAAGTTAAAGCTTTTATCTGCCAGATTTAACACAAATGGTTTGGGATTAACTATAGCTCCTACTTTAGATTGTAACTTTAGGTGTATATACTGTTATGAAAAAAATAGCTTACACAATACTTTTATGACTAAAGAAACGCAAGATCAAGTCTATAACTTTATTAAGAATCAAGCAAATAGTTTAAACTACTTATCTGTAACATGGTACGGGGGAGAGCCGTTATTAGCATTAGATGTTATAGAGACATTAAGTACTAAAATTAAAAGCCTATGTAAGGATAATAATGTACGCTATTCGTCAGTTATTATAACAAATGGATATAATCTCACCAAAACAACAGCCATTAAGCTTAAAGAGCTTAATGTTAGCTCTGCCCAGGTTACGCTAGATGGAACTGAAGACATTCATAATTCTCGTAGACCACTTGCTGATGGATCAGAAACCTTTAACACTATCATTAATAATGTTAAAGATTGTGCTGATATATTAGCTATAACTATTAGAATTAATACAGATAAAGAGAATGCCCATAAAACAGATGAACTATTAGATATTTTAGAGCAACATAATCTTAAAGGAAGAGTAGGGGTTTACTTAGGATTTGTAGATACCATAAATGACTGTTACGAACATAGTAAGTGTTTTACTAGAAAAGGATCTTCAAAGCTCAATTTTGTTAATGAAATGAAACTAATAAAACGAGGGTTTAATGAAAATATTACTCACAGATATCCAAGGCTTTATGCTAACTCCTGTGGAGCAGATTGCATTAGTTCTTTTGTGATAGCACCGGATGGTTTGTTATATAAATGTTGGAATGATATAGGCATTAAGGAATATGCTGTAGGACATATTAATGGTAAAAAAACGACAGAAAAATATAATAAAGTATTATTTAACAAATACTTAACTTATATAGCACCAGACGACCCAACTTGTAGTAAGTGCAAGCTCTTGCCAATATGTATGGGAGGCTGTCCTAATATACGTATTAAAAACAACAAACATTCTTGTTCAGAGTATATGTATAATTTAGAGCAGTATCTTGTTGAATGTGCCAGATCAGCCGAAGCTAAAAATTAA
- a CDS encoding radical SAM protein gives MKLSKYNFHYKLNENTEETLIYNSRTNALALIENDNFKYLSGESDNIVVEDKELRKNLLHGGFLLDSNVNELDLIKIKMLKARFNNDSLGLTIAPTLACNFKCIYCYEKENLNSSYMTEEVIQAMLEFIKKRIEIISNLGITWYGGEPLLALDTIEYLSKEIIKMCEENNVHYNAGIITNGYSFTKEVAQKLKDLKVEHAQITLDGTEEIHNKRRPLVNGRETFDTIIQNINDTADIMKISVRVNTDKSNIDKLDALLDTLISYNLHKRVHVYLGFVDSINECYADDKCLSREGFSKLNYSAEKKLVEKGFVQSSEYKYPRLYANYCGADNDGAFVVGPKGYIYKCYNEIGDRDAVVDSILDTDEEFNLALYNKYMLHMPVDDEVCSECKLLPICMGGCPYHKISKNDKKCSEYKYSLEEYLKDTAKYIIKKRESEINEAAATKS, from the coding sequence ATGAAACTATCTAAATACAATTTTCATTATAAATTAAATGAAAATACTGAAGAAACTCTTATTTATAACTCTAGAACTAACGCCTTGGCACTTATTGAGAATGATAATTTTAAGTATTTAAGTGGTGAATCAGATAATATTGTTGTAGAAGACAAAGAATTAAGAAAAAATCTGTTACATGGTGGATTTCTACTTGATTCAAATGTAAATGAGCTTGATTTAATTAAAATTAAAATGTTAAAAGCAAGATTCAATAATGATAGTTTAGGTTTAACTATAGCACCTACTTTGGCATGTAATTTTAAATGTATCTATTGTTATGAAAAAGAGAATTTAAATAGCTCTTACATGACAGAAGAAGTTATTCAAGCTATGTTAGAGTTTATTAAAAAGCGTATAGAAATAATATCTAATTTAGGTATCACTTGGTATGGAGGAGAGCCGTTACTTGCATTAGATACTATAGAATACTTAAGTAAAGAAATCATTAAAATGTGTGAAGAAAATAATGTTCATTATAATGCCGGTATTATAACAAATGGCTATAGTTTTACTAAAGAAGTAGCTCAAAAATTAAAAGACCTTAAAGTTGAACACGCACAAATTACGCTAGATGGCACAGAAGAAATACATAATAAAAGAAGACCTTTGGTTAATGGAAGAGAAACATTTGATACAATTATTCAAAATATTAATGATACTGCTGATATTATGAAGATATCTGTACGTGTTAATACAGATAAGTCTAATATTGATAAATTAGACGCATTACTAGATACCTTAATTAGCTATAATCTACATAAGAGAGTTCATGTATATTTAGGTTTTGTAGATAGCATTAATGAGTGTTATGCAGACGATAAATGTTTATCTCGTGAGGGATTTTCTAAGTTAAACTATAGTGCTGAGAAAAAATTAGTTGAAAAAGGATTTGTTCAGAGTTCTGAATATAAATACCCACGTTTATATGCTAATTATTGTGGAGCTGATAATGATGGGGCCTTTGTAGTGGGTCCCAAAGGATATATTTATAAGTGTTATAACGAAATAGGAGATAGAGATGCTGTTGTAGATAGTATTTTAGACACTGATGAAGAATTTAACTTAGCTTTATATAACAAATATATGTTACATATGCCTGTTGATGACGAAGTCTGTTCTGAGTGTAAGTTACTGCCTATTTGTATGGGAGGTTGCCCTTACCATAAAATAAGCAAAAATGACAAAAAATGTAGTGAATATAAGTATAGTCTCGAAGAATATTTAAAAGATACTGCCAAATATATTATTAAAAAAAGAGAATCCGAAATTAATGAAGCAGCAGCCACCAAGTCATAA
- a CDS encoding ATP-binding protein, translating into MSKKLSKDLLIKVKRAIGDFNMIKDGDKLAVAVSGGKDSLTCLYALKELQAILPIKYNLHAIIIDLGWSTKQADWSNIIEFCKTNNIVLHIEKTDIAKIVFDHRQESNPCSLCSRMRNGALMNVASREGFNVMALGHHLDDAVETLLMSMFFSGKIDCFYPSAYLDRQKITMVRPLVYIRENVTLTLSKNLNLPVTSQKFCPADGFTKRQYIKNLLLQQAEYDSHIPLRIFAALKSFWNKRY; encoded by the coding sequence ATGAGTAAAAAACTAAGCAAAGATTTATTGATTAAAGTAAAAAGAGCCATTGGTGACTTCAATATGATAAAAGATGGTGATAAACTAGCTGTAGCAGTGTCGGGAGGAAAAGATAGCCTTACCTGTTTGTATGCTCTAAAAGAGTTACAAGCTATTTTGCCAATTAAGTATAATTTACATGCAATTATTATCGATTTAGGTTGGTCTACTAAACAGGCAGATTGGAGCAATATTATAGAGTTTTGCAAAACTAATAATATTGTGTTACACATTGAAAAAACAGATATTGCAAAAATTGTTTTTGATCATCGTCAAGAAAGTAATCCTTGCTCTTTATGTTCACGTATGAGAAATGGTGCTTTAATGAATGTTGCTAGTAGAGAAGGTTTTAATGTTATGGCACTTGGTCATCACCTTGATGATGCAGTTGAAACTCTTTTGATGAGCATGTTTTTTTCCGGCAAAATTGATTGTTTTTACCCATCTGCTTATTTAGATAGACAGAAAATTACAATGGTTCGACCACTTGTGTATATAAGAGAAAATGTAACTTTAACATTATCTAAGAACTTGAATTTACCAGTAACAAGCCAAAAATTTTGCCCTGCTGACGGTTTTACAAAACGTCAGTATATTAAAAATCTTTTATTACAACAAGCTGAATATGATTCACATATTCCTTTAAGAATTTTTGCTGCTTTAAAGTCTTTTTGGAATAAGAGATACTAA
- a CDS encoding ABC transporter ATP-binding protein, with product MFNIEIIKYIYPYIKKHKWKFAFLVSLNVFSFFVAMLIPTLGGKYIDLLNKLTSVNTIIRFSVYMCLLLFFDIVLNFIKRITLIKLGANISFDINYDVIDHIKKLPLKELNGYDSVYLNQRINSDANILASFALEKCVNTVFQVFYFIGSVIILFRVSLQITFVLLAVIPFFIVNYIYFRKKLYSTNKLMKESGNKFFSDMNEQLFNIKLIKTNSWFSILGNKLKRSYHLFYENLIRHHKLTYAFSGLGSIGSNTGKVIVFLIGGIQVINSKITIGDFTMINSYFVKILGAVQTFLGFGVSYQDTLVSYNRLLELLNKQKEHNGVESLEHIDTIEIKNASFNYDNESEIISNFNYTFEKGKVYTILGDNGTGKSTLFSLILGLYIDDYKGNITYNNKNIKDLDLYEIRKNFFGVTEQEPMLFKGSILSNITFGLDNVDSEFITKICSILSIDSFINKHGQGLDLELEERSKNISGGEKQKLSLIRTFIKEASVLLLDEPISALDSTSILLLKNYLQEIKHNKIIIIITHNLEIIDISDEIIDLNKLKEKRLSLAQ from the coding sequence GTGTTTAATATAGAAATTATAAAGTATATTTATCCGTATATTAAAAAGCATAAATGGAAATTTGCATTTTTAGTATCACTTAATGTTTTTAGCTTTTTTGTAGCTATGCTAATACCCACGTTAGGTGGTAAATACATAGACTTGCTAAATAAATTAACCTCAGTTAATACTATAATAAGGTTTTCTGTATATATGTGTTTATTATTATTTTTTGATATTGTTTTAAACTTTATAAAAAGGATAACTTTAATTAAGCTAGGTGCTAATATTTCATTTGATATTAACTATGACGTTATTGATCATATTAAAAAGTTGCCTTTAAAAGAATTAAATGGTTATGATTCAGTATATTTAAACCAGAGAATAAATTCTGATGCTAATATTTTAGCCTCATTTGCATTAGAAAAATGTGTAAATACAGTTTTTCAAGTATTCTATTTTATAGGGTCAGTTATTATTCTTTTTAGGGTAAGCCTACAAATAACCTTTGTTTTATTAGCAGTAATACCGTTTTTTATCGTTAATTATATTTACTTTAGAAAAAAGCTATATAGCACCAATAAACTTATGAAAGAATCTGGTAATAAGTTTTTTTCAGACATGAATGAGCAGTTGTTTAATATTAAACTGATTAAAACAAATTCATGGTTTAGTATACTGGGAAATAAATTAAAAAGAAGCTATCATTTATTCTATGAAAATTTAATAAGACACCATAAATTAACGTATGCTTTTTCAGGATTAGGATCAATTGGTAGCAATACAGGTAAGGTAATAGTGTTCTTAATAGGTGGTATCCAGGTTATAAATAGTAAAATAACCATAGGTGACTTTACTATGATTAATAGCTATTTTGTTAAGATATTAGGGGCGGTACAGACATTTTTAGGATTTGGTGTTAGTTATCAAGATACCTTGGTGTCTTATAATCGTTTATTAGAGCTTCTTAATAAGCAAAAAGAGCATAATGGAGTTGAGTCTTTAGAACATATAGATACTATAGAAATTAAAAATGCGAGCTTTAATTATGATAATGAAAGTGAAATAATAAGTAATTTTAATTATACTTTTGAAAAGGGTAAAGTGTACACTATACTTGGTGATAATGGAACAGGAAAAAGTACTTTATTTAGTTTAATTCTAGGTCTTTATATCGATGACTATAAAGGAAATATTACTTATAACAATAAGAATATTAAAGATCTTGACTTATACGAAATTAGAAAAAACTTCTTTGGAGTAACTGAGCAAGAGCCAATGTTATTTAAGGGCAGTATATTAAGCAATATTACCTTTGGTTTGGATAATGTTGATAGCGAATTTATCACTAAAATATGTTCTATACTAAGTATAGATAGTTTTATAAACAAACATGGACAAGGTTTAGATTTAGAATTAGAAGAACGCTCAAAAAATATTTCAGGTGGAGAAAAACAAAAGTTATCATTAATAAGAACATTCATAAAAGAAGCTAGTGTATTATTGTTAGATGAACCTATATCAGCTTTAGATAGCACTAGCATATTACTATTAAAGAACTATCTTCAAGAAATAAAGCATAATAAAATTATTATTATCATCACTCATAATTTAGAGATAATTGATATTTCTGATGAAATTATAGATTTAAACAAGCTTAAAGAAAAAAGACTATCATTAGCCCAATGA